Part of the Tolypothrix sp. PCC 7910 genome, GATAACCCTCCGCCTTTGGGAACAATTACAGATACCGAAACTTTTAATCCTAACTCAGATAATCAAGTTACCAGAATTGACCTAGGTGAATACGGCAGGATCATCGGGCCAAATCTGCGCTGGAATATTGGTTTGGGAAAAAACCCCACACAAGGTAGTTCCACACTGACTATCACTTTTTCTCAACCAGTCACATTGGCCAATCCTCTAACCTTTATGGATGTTGACCGAAATGGGCAGCGAGATTTCGGGAGGATCTACCAAGATAAAATTACGGTAACAGCATCTAATAGAAATGCATCTGTACCTGTAACTGGCACTGCATTCAGTCCAGCTAATCTCAGAGTTACCAATAACGGTAACAACGTCATTGCAGAGGGGATTAATGAAAATGCCCAATTCTTTGAAGAATTTGGCAATGTTAACATTGCTCCCACTGGTGCTGTGACCCAAATCCAGATCCGCTATGAACCAGGACAGGAATTTGGTCAACCAGGACAAGATGAGACTATAGGTCTAGCCAGGATCAGTATTTGTTCTCCACTCGCTTCCATTGGTGATACTGTTTTCAACGATACCAACGCCAACAACCGCCAAGATCCAGGAGAACCAGGAATTAGCGGCGTGCAATTAAATGTTAGAAACCTTAACGGTACTGTAGTTGGTACTGCTACTACCGATGTTAATGGTAGATACAGCGTTCCTAATTTAAATGCTGGTCAATACATAGTCAGCGTTGCCCAAACACCTACTGGCTTTACACCTACTCTGACTCAACCCAATCCCATTACCTTGACTACTGGCCAAAATTTCGACCAAGCTGATTTTGGCTTTACTCAACAGACACAAGGTACTGGTTCAATTGGGGATTTTGTATTTAGCGATACCAATGGTAATAACACTCCCGATCCAGGAGAACCAGGAATTCCTAACCTCAATCTTGTACTTAGGGATGCCAACGGTAACGTAGTAGCTACAACCAAAACTGATGCCAATGGTGTCTATCGCTTCCTGAATGTCCCCGCTGGCACTTACACAGTTGCAGTTACCAATCCTCCTAATGCCTTCACTCCAACTCTTACACAACCCAATGCCATTACTCTCGCTAACGGACAAAACATCGATACCGTTGATTTTGGTTTCCGTCCACCTACTGATGGGTCGATTGGCGATACAGTTTTCACAGATACTAATGGTAATGGCACACAGGACAATAACGAGCCAGGAATCCCTAACGTTACGGTAACACTAACATTACCGAATGGAACTACACGAACTGCTACCACCGATGCTAATGGCAGATACAGTTTCCCTGGATTAGCCCCTGGTAATTACCAAGTGAGAGCCAATCCACCTCAAAATAATATTCTCACAACTGGTATCAACCCCTTCAATATCAATCTTCTACCAAGTCAACAACTTGATAGTGCTGACTTTGGCTTTCGTGCTGGCGGGTTTGATGGCACTAGCGGTTCCATAGGTGATACAGTATTCAACGATACCAATGGCAACGGTCGGCAAGATGCAGGCGAAGCAGGAGTTCCCAATGTTCCACTAACGCTAACTAATCCTGGTCCAGATGGCTTATTGGGTACTAGTGATGATACTACTCAAACAACTACTACTAATGCCAACGGTAACTACAATTTCCCTAATTTAACAGCAGGTAACTATCGAGTTGCAATTACTCCTCCCTTCAACTTGCCACAAGTTACCACTGGTGGTCCTCAAATAGAAGTGAATCTGCAACCAGGTCAAGCACTGACTACCGCTGACTTTGGCTTGCGGCGACAACCAGGTAATTCTGTTGGTGATTTGGTATTCAACGACCAAAATAATAATGGTAGACCAGACCCTGGAGAAAGCGGTATTCCTAATGTCAACATTACTGTCAGAAATCCTAACGGGCAA contains:
- a CDS encoding SdrD B-like domain-containing protein; amino-acid sequence: MKPLFKNVVKPLRGTFLTLLFTVPQITLGGSISNKKVWAQAQQSCPNGSQPVTFQWSPTNNLAQFVAQNLIAGGVRATFQFTDNPPPLGTITDTETFNPNSDNQVTRIDLGEYGRIIGPNLRWNIGLGKNPTQGSSTLTITFSQPVTLANPLTFMDVDRNGQRDFGRIYQDKITVTASNRNASVPVTGTAFSPANLRVTNNGNNVIAEGINENAQFFEEFGNVNIAPTGAVTQIQIRYEPGQEFGQPGQDETIGLARISICSPLASIGDTVFNDTNANNRQDPGEPGISGVQLNVRNLNGTVVGTATTDVNGRYSVPNLNAGQYIVSVAQTPTGFTPTLTQPNPITLTTGQNFDQADFGFTQQTQGTGSIGDFVFSDTNGNNTPDPGEPGIPNLNLVLRDANGNVVATTKTDANGVYRFLNVPAGTYTVAVTNPPNAFTPTLTQPNAITLANGQNIDTVDFGFRPPTDGSIGDTVFTDTNGNGTQDNNEPGIPNVTVTLTLPNGTTRTATTDANGRYSFPGLAPGNYQVRANPPQNNILTTGINPFNINLLPSQQLDSADFGFRAGGFDGTSGSIGDTVFNDTNGNGRQDAGEAGVPNVPLTLTNPGPDGLLGTSDDTTQTTTTNANGNYNFPNLTAGNYRVAITPPFNLPQVTTGGPQIEVNLQPGQALTTADFGLRRQPGNSVGDLVFNDQNNNGRPDPGESGIPNVNITVRNPNGQIVDTTTTNNNGNFIFTGLPPGNFTIEVTPPQNFTPTTPTSVPVNLTGANAEIDNLDFGFASGTANNTGVQLVKRITAIARINGQRIQYSNFVDDPNDQNDNVIRPAPLGQFEIQTPIESGDEVEYTIYFRAGQLLENLNFCDLIPAGTTYVPNSITVNGSGTGADQGRFFSPLTPLASVPESSACENTNNANGTVIVRLGNIPNGQVGAVSFRVRIN